The genomic stretch AAGacttcctttcttattttataaCCTAATCAACCTAACAAGTTGAtttactttatcattttttttcttaaatcttcatATGTAATTTCCTCAGAGCCTCCAAGTCACTGTTCAGCAGCTGTACAGCCAGTTGGCTGTAGACAGCTCCTGGAGTTTTTAAGGAGTATTTCTGGGCAGCTTTTGGTAAAGCACTCACTGAAAGGTTAATCAAATCAGGCAGACTTACATGTTGTTTAAACAAATCCCCCTCTTCACTGAAGACTGAACAGATGCATTGGCTCTCCCCAGAGGCTTTTATGCCGTTATCATGTTCACTTTTCTTTAAGGGTATAAGAAGCAGGCCCATACTCTGAATACTGTGCAATCAACATTTTGTGCCAACTCATGAAACTCCTCTGTACTTCCAGGACCTTACAGATTCTAAATTCTCTCACATCAATATTCATTCCACTTGTGGTTTGTGAGAAGACAGTCAGTTCTATAGGTAAGTTTGTTTAATTAGGTACAAAAGTAGGAACTAAAAAGGCCATACATTGAGAGATTGTCTGTTAAAGATGCAAGTAAGTGCCAGCTGGGTGTATTTTAAAGAGCTTGATAGATTAATGTGTGCAGGAGACCATCAGCTTGTCATTCACGCATGCTGAGAGACTTAACAAGGGCCACATAGTAAGAGATATGTCACGGGAATGTCGACACAGGTCAGGGCCTAGGGCACAGGTGAGGTCGCAGGTGTGGAGCCTCACTTCACAACCGTGACACTGAGTGGTGATTTGCAAGACTAACTCCATGTGACTCCACGTCAAAGACAGGAGGACATCCCACGTAACTAAGTGACGCCAGACCCTTATGGCAATGCTAACAACTCTTGTGACGGGGAAGTCCTAACGTGTTTAATGCACGTGCTCCACCTGTGTTCGGGAATTAAACTGTACAGATTTCATGACTGGAGAACAGACTGGAGCCAATTACAGCTCCCTTTAGGAAGACACCTCAGCAACTGCTGTGGAGGCAAATTCAGTGTCTGAGGGGCACAGTGATGGGCCGTAATGTCGGGGCAGGGCTGAACCTCTGTGACAGCACTGGTCTTGAGTACACTAATACCTGTAATATATTAAACATGCTCATGTGTCAGTAGCTACTGGTAAGACGATGGTCTCCACTTACATTTTTGTACCTACAACCCGACAGGAAGTGTATTAGAACTGTATCTggaacagaagcaggagagatgTGGGTTTCTGTGGTATTAATGACTCTGGCCAGTTGGTGCCTGTACTGTAATAACTGCTAATGTTCTGAACATAGCTCTGCTGAGGAGTTTATGTCTCACCTTGATAGAAAGTGGCTACCTTCCAGAAATTACTTCCACAGGAGAAAAttctattagaaaatattttgcctTGAGATTACTTAAAATGTGATCAAGCTTAATGCAAACCCTATAAACCATACCAAAAAATGTGTTACAATAAAGGATCACTCAATTCTAACTGAAGttaaaaagtacatttatttagaatgtgGGCAAGAtttcaatataaaagaaaagagtattagaaataaaaataaaactacaaaatttTCAAACCTTTAACATCCATAATTTAGAGATAGCAAGGTGTTTATTTGCATCATTTTATTTGCAGCTAAAGTTCcattaacagtgttgtgaaaacatttaaaaacctgGAAAATGAATCATAAAACCTAATATGGGCTCTTAAAAGtcatataatataaaacataatttatgTTTCCTCAGAATAAAATTACACACCTTAATAAGATACAACctatttaatatatttgtcttCCTGCTTAAAAACGCTTGTCCCAAAGAAAGGAGCTGAACAAGGACATCTGAAGGAACAGGGCCGAGGGCAGGCCTATGAGGCTCCTGGCACCAGTGCAGGTGTGTCAGTTAAATTTATATGTAGCCGTGTTGAGGAAAACAGCTTCCCACAGCAGTGCGGATCAGTGCCAACACTCAACAAGGGCCCCACATTAAGAAGAAGAGCCCCAAGTGCCTGATGCCCCGCCATAGAAAACCAGCCACTCCCTTATCCTACAGGGcatgtgccaggccctgcagCCCAGGCAACTGCCTGTGGCAGGACGATGCGGCTGCTCTCAGGTTGTAGACGCGAGGAGAGGCCTGCAAGGACACCCACAGATGACTCAGGCAAGCTTTACACCAAGTCTTCCTTCCACAAAGAAAGGCAGCGCAGAATGGGCATTCAGATCTCAACATGGAGGGTGGGACAGAGCCTGGAAAGATGTAAGAGCACCTACTCTAGAACAGCCTACGAAATTCAATGGGCCTCTCAGTGGTTCTATCACTAACCCTGGCAATAGTGCCCTAACCTGTGGGCTCACGGAGCGCACGCAGCTCTGACACTAACGATGAGAGGGGCCCACCCACCGCCTTCCCAAAGGATATGACTCGTAGTCCAGTGTCTGAGTGAGCACTCCAGTGAGAACAAACTCTGCATTGTGAGCATCTGCAAGGAACAAAGACAAAACCTGTCAAACAGACGCACCTGCCTGCACCCATGCACACCAACACGCAGCAGAGCAATGAACATACCTAATCCTCTGGCAAAATATTCTTGACACAAGTGAAGGTCATTTTCACaggatattaaaattatttctgacatactttaaggaaaagaaaagcagcttCTTGGTTACTGAACCTCATACATGGCATTGATGCATTCAACAGTGTTTCACTTCTGTGCACCTTATCCTGCTTATATTCCATGAATTTCTGGAAAGATGGCTGTTTAGACAACACTTTGCCTCTTGCACATTCCATAATTGCTTTCATGGTTGACAGACTTGGGCAGATCCCAGGAGTGATGTAAAAGTATTTCGCCTAAAAATGAAAATACGTGTACTGGTTTCAAAGTGAATTTTCAGTGTGCGGAATTTCTCATTCTACCCAAGAATTTTGACAAAATACCTAATTTCACAGAGCTACCCAGTACTAGACTCCCCTAGTCCCCAGCCTAAAGTGGGCCTGGCAAACCCAGACATGACATTTCAGAAATAAGCACTCTCATATGCTAGGTGTGACCTATAATTATTAGAAAGTGACTAGAACTTTAATTCCTGTAAGACATGAAGTATTCTGTGATAAGAGTAAGAATAAGaacatttttcacaatttctgAAGCTCAAATGGAGTACAAAATGATTTTGATGATTAAAATTTTCTAACTTCCTTACTCTCAAATGTACCAAATGTACCATTTTGTTTAAACTcctcaaacatttagaaaaacagaCTATTTTAGGTAATGTACTCTTAACTCAGTACTGCAAATCTCCTTTGATTCCAAAGTTGGCTCCTTAAacgtaaaacaaaacaaacaaacaaacaaaaaaccaaaactgatTATCTCTATTAATCTACTAAGCCACTGTTTGATACAAAAATTTTCCAAACTGTTCTATCTTAGAAACATTTAAACACTGTAGTCTAGAATTATTAGACACATATTCAGTTAATATTTTCTCAAGAATGGTCTCCATTTTCCAGCTGAATATACATTTTATGAGAATAGTATTAATGTAAgttgttaaaagcaaaaaaaaaaaaaaaatcttataaattaTTCATAGCATACTCTTTGAACCCAGGTTATTTGTAGTGCATCTCTCTCCATATCGATTCTCTTAGACACAGAACACATCCTAGAGGAGGCCTGACTGCACAGGGGGAGTGGGGAGAGCCCAGCTCTCTGGGTGCAAGCTGCCCGCTCCGTCATGGTTGCCCAGATGCAGCAGCTGATCTGAGCTCCAGTCCAGGCGTACCTTGAAAAGCGGAGAAACGTGGGCCCTCCTCAAGGACTCCTCCCAACTGAAGGAGAAAAGCACTTCAGCCTCCCCATCTCGGAGAAGGTAGTTCTGTTTGTCTGAAAAGGAAGACAGCACAGCCTCAGAAAGTGCCTGGCGCTGGGGTGCACCGCATGTGACTGGCTCCAGGTGCCCCAGTGAGCCAGGTGCTGGCATCCGCCTGTGAAACCTGTGAATGAGTAAGTCTCCCCGATTATGTTTCATTTACCTTCCTCCCGAAAACAGCCAGGCCAATGACACTCTTCCTCATAGATCAGTGTTTCTCAGCTTTCAGGACCAAATGTCCTGAAAGCCGTGAACCCTTCTCTCATCCCTGGGCAgcttcccacctccccctcagCTGTGGCTTCACACTGTTGGGGGGCCACAGCACCCCAACCCAGACCCAGGTGAAGAGTGCCCATGTGGAGGGACAGGCTGGGAACCAGGTTCATGGCCAGCTTGTGCTCACAGGGACCAGTGACTCCAGAGCCACCGGACTCCAACTGAGAGTCGCTTAGccacattttatatatgtaccaaaaACAAGTTCCTTTTATACACGTATAAGTACATTAATTTATAAAGAATGGTTTTACCAGATTTTGATGATCTaagatttattaaataatatgtaATTTGTCAAAAAGTAAAGATCACAAAATGTTTTCATCTTCTTATGAATATATCTCTTTCAGAAAAGAGTTTCATTTCATCATCGTAACCAAACTAATAGTCCAGGGTCGGGCTGAGTCAGATGACATGCTGTAGGGCTGACAGGCCACACGGTGGGTCTGTCACTTgcccttctctttttaaaacaatgccttaaaaatgagaaaaccatTCTCAGCTCAGACTTGACTCCATCAGGTCACTCTGGAGACACTGAGATTTAACAACTGCTAGAAATGCAAGTCCATCAGCCACCAGCAGAAAAAGAAGGCACTATACTAGGTGAAAGAACAGAAGAATTtctaaaaaatgaagttaaaaaatgaacaaagaagtaCTGTCATGCATGAAGTGATATACTTGAATGAAGTGATGTATCTGAAATGCTAGTTTCTATAGCATGATGAAGGTTGCTGTGCCTGCTGAAGAGCTGTGAGGGATGACAGGAAGCAGTTTGTGTTTAAGGTGAGAGATGACACTGAAATGAACACAGTAGCTACAACAACCCTGGGTTTCTAAGAGAAGAAGATGATTTATATTAACTTGGTCGGAGTTGTGGCAGGAGTCAGACTTTCCACAGTGGTGCAAAGGGCATGTGTATTCCAGAAAGAAATATCCTATACAATTAGTGTCCCAaactatatagatataaatacaaaatgtCAGAATACCCCTCCCCCATGATAGGAAGCGTCCAGTCTTAAAGCTGTCAGAGCCCAGGCGGGGGCGGTgtgctgcaggggtgggggtgcaggggtgGCCGACGGGGGCTGACTACATGGGACTCGTCCAGGAAGCTAATGTACTTAGGACATCAGGAGCAGGTGTCTCACTGCTGGAGTACAGACACGGGAAGGGAGAGACGAGCCTGAGCCCTGTGGTGTGGGACTGGAACTGGACAGATAGACACGAGGAGCACCGTGTGAGTCGGTTTGGCATAGCCAGACCCCATGGGCCTGAGCACCATCAGCTCCCCAGGTCTGCCCTGAGATTGGAactggtggtggggtggggggtcccTGGGACACGCTGGTGCCAGAACCAGGGCAGAAAAGCTTAAGACGAGTCTAGGACACTCTTGTTTTGCCAAAAGCTACCAGGTGGTCACGACTGATGGGAAGAGCAGAGAGGACACTGAAGCCAGCACAACCAGAGGTCACTGGTCACAGCAGGGTGACGTGGGAACAGTGACAGCCCCATGGACGAGAAAGCAGCACCAGGTGAGAGCAAGCAGAGTGGAGAAGGGACCACGTGGACACCACCGAAGGACCACTTGACAGATGCAGGGTTCTATGTCAgccaccccacccctgggaggaggggccccCACACGGCCCTTCCCTTGAGGGTGTGGAGCAAATGGAACCGTGGACCCAGTCTCTCAGCCCTTCCGGGTGCTTCCCCGTGGGGAAGGCTGTGGAATCCCCACAAAGAGGAGGCTTCCACGTCTTCAGGCCTCCTGCATCCACAGAGGGGCCCTTGGCCGCTCTCCTTCCTGTACCCCTTTCATAACTCACGATGCCTCTCCCCCAAGCCCAGGCACCACTCATCTGCTTCTGTCTTTGTAAATTGGCCTGTTCTGGACATCTCTTATAAGTGGACATGTAAaatgtgtccttctgtgtctgcttctgtCACTGATCATTGTGtgttcaaggtccatccatgatgTAAGGTGTGTCAGaacttcactccttttcatggtgaGTCATACACCACTGTGTGCATGAACCACATACTACTGACCCACCCATCCGTCCatccacccacacacccacccacccactcacctatccatccactcatctatccatctatccacccacccatccatccataaATTCACCCATCCaccatgcatccatccatccactgaccaatccatcatccacccatccaccgaTCCAACCCCACTGACCCATCCATTGTCCATCCTtctctctatccatccatccacccacccaccatcaCAGTCTGAAGTCACAGAGGCTAGGGGaactgggaggggaagggggaggctgGGTCCCGCACTTTGTGCAGCTGAGCTGATGCCAGAGCTCCTTCCTGGTCCCAGATAAGCAATAGTTGAATTCCCATGTCCTCTAAGGTGGGATTGTGTTTGCACCCCggcacctcctccagggagactttcttggtggctcagacagtaaagaatcagcctgcaatgcaggagacccgggtttgactcctgggccaggaagatcccctgggggagaaaatggcaccccactgtagtactctcacctgggaaatcccatggacagaggagccttgcaggctacagtccatggggtcacagagagtcaacacaactgaagcgactgagaacACAGGCACACACTCACACCTCTCCCCTGTAGTGCTTCTCCTGAGTGGATCAGGGATTTTATGGGGTGGAGAGAAGCCTGGGTGGGAGGCAGTCATTGTGGAGGATGTAGAGGAGTCAACGCTGGGGGCCCTgtctgtggggagggggcacccAACTGACAGTGGTTCTGTCACTGGCACATGTTAGCCAGGGGTTGGATGCTGGACTGGGTAGAGAACACACCTGGGCCCAGTTGATTGCAGGAGCAGGGGCCCACCTGAAGGGGACAGATGGCCCCCGCCTTCCTGTACCTGCACTTGAGGGGCACTCATATTCCTGGTTTTTCTGCTCCCAGGCTGGTCCTCCCAAGAGGACAAGAGGCTGTCAAGCACAGCTCTTGCCTTGTGTAATTGCTTCCTCCTGGGAAGTCCTGAGTTGTTGGAATCCTCCTCAGAGGATATGATGGGCAGAGAGCCAGGGCTGGAATGTGGGCAAACCTCATTCCTGCTTGCATCAGGTGCTTGCAGCCTGGCTTTAAGAGCTCACacccagaggagggagagagcaggagggtgtCCACCATAGCCCCGGAGTCCTGCAGGACTGGGGTCCCTCTGCTCTGAGGGTCCCTTGGTGCCAGGGTCCCTCTGTTCTCCATCCCTCCAGGGCAGGGTCTCACCATCCTGGGGGGCCTTGGTGCTGGGGTCTCAAGTGGTATGGCTGCCATGGAGACCTGGGCTGTGTGTAGCTGCAGTAGCACttaatttaatccttgtagaggtggaTGGCAAGTGCCTGTGTGTAGCTGACAATATTCATATgagtctttgctttttcttttaatttggatTGGGGGGGTTGtgactcctttcccattttttatcattacattgttttctttttccatcatgACTCTTGTGTAGAGAACACAGTACCATTTTCTGCTACTAGTTTATGTTAATattagtttttgcttttgcttttaatttggATAGAGagaatctattattttctttcccattttttatccttatttttttttctttttccattatgaCTCTTTGTAGAGGACACAGTACATTTTCTGTTACAAATTAATGTtatggattccctggtggctcagttggtaaagaatctgcttgcaatgtgggtgacatgggttcaattcctgggttgggaagacctcctggagaagggaatggcaacccactccagtaatcttgcctggataattccatggacagaggggtctggtgggctacagtccatcagatagaaaagacttgaaaacaactgagcaactttcacttttcaatttatgttaaagttatttttaactttttcctgTCTTATTCGTGTGGTGGACAGATGTTTCTTCCTTTCGTTCCCCCTACCTTGATTCC from Cervus elaphus chromosome X, mCerEla1.1, whole genome shotgun sequence encodes the following:
- the LOC122689433 gene encoding PAX-interacting protein 1-like, with the protein product MPAPGSLGHLEPVTCGAPQRQALSEAVLSSFSDKQNYLLRDGEAEVLFSFSWEESLRRAHVSPLFKAKYFYITPGICPSLSTMKAIMECARGKVLSKQPSFQKFMEYKQDKVHRSETLLNASMPYAHNAEFVLTGVLTQTLDYESYKFN